From one Microbacterium aurum genomic stretch:
- a CDS encoding PfkB family carbohydrate kinase, with product MHPSISPVRQFGGLGTVHAVDPGHRTGLYVKDPGRGVHYYRDGSAAAHLGPSDADAADLDDVAIVHVSGITAALDRLTPDGAAPAFLERLIARARAAGVPVSVDVNHRAALWAASVAAPVLRDLARRADVVFVGRDEAEALWGAATPAAIRALLPEPAELVVKDGDVGATVFTADGEIFVPAHRVDVVEAVGAGDAFAGGYLAGASAAERLQAGHDRAALTLATTADFPDPTAAGATVGAATVPAPTES from the coding sequence GTGCACCCCTCGATATCGCCTGTCCGCCAGTTCGGCGGGCTCGGGACGGTGCACGCCGTCGACCCCGGCCATCGCACCGGCCTGTACGTGAAAGACCCCGGCCGCGGCGTGCATTACTACCGCGACGGGTCTGCGGCCGCGCACCTCGGGCCGTCCGACGCGGATGCCGCGGATCTCGACGACGTCGCGATCGTGCACGTGTCGGGCATCACGGCGGCGCTGGACCGGTTGACCCCCGACGGTGCGGCGCCCGCGTTCCTCGAGCGTCTCATCGCGCGCGCTCGCGCGGCGGGTGTGCCCGTCAGCGTCGATGTCAATCACCGGGCCGCGCTGTGGGCGGCATCCGTCGCCGCGCCCGTGCTGCGAGATCTGGCGCGTCGCGCCGACGTCGTCTTCGTCGGCCGTGACGAGGCCGAGGCGCTGTGGGGCGCGGCGACCCCCGCGGCCATCCGCGCGCTGCTGCCCGAGCCGGCCGAGCTCGTCGTTAAGGACGGCGACGTCGGGGCGACCGTCTTCACCGCCGACGGCGAGATCTTCGTCCCCGCGCACCGCGTCGACGTGGTCGAGGCGGTGGGCGCCGGCGATGCGTTCGCCGGCGGATACCTCGCCGGTGCCTCCGCGGCCGAGCGCCTGCAAGCCGGCCACGACCGCGCGGCGCTGACCCTCGCCACGACGGCGGACTTCCCTGATCCGACGGCCGCCGGCGCGACCGTCGGCGCCGCGACCGTTCCCGCCCCGACAGAAAGCTGA
- a CDS encoding bifunctional 4-hydroxy-2-oxoglutarate aldolase/2-dehydro-3-deoxy-phosphogluconate aldolase, with product MTDATDFPSTDAFFAQTFAGSPLMAILRSAGVDRAVRVATTAWDLGLDSVEVTIQSDADVDALREVARLGRERGTVVGAGTIVSPEQVPVAVAAGAGYLVSPGLDADVVQAAHSAGIPILPGVATPSEVQQAVALGLTWLKAFPAQWLGADWFRHIRGPFPQGALHRDGRHGCR from the coding sequence GTGACCGACGCGACCGATTTCCCCTCGACCGATGCGTTCTTCGCGCAGACCTTCGCGGGCTCGCCGCTGATGGCGATCCTGCGCAGCGCCGGTGTCGACCGCGCGGTGCGCGTCGCGACCACCGCGTGGGACCTGGGGCTGGACTCCGTCGAGGTGACCATCCAGTCGGATGCCGACGTCGACGCGCTCCGCGAGGTCGCGCGCCTGGGTCGCGAGCGCGGGACCGTCGTGGGCGCCGGCACGATCGTCTCGCCGGAGCAGGTTCCTGTCGCGGTCGCGGCGGGCGCCGGCTACCTCGTCTCGCCGGGCCTCGACGCGGATGTCGTGCAGGCGGCGCATTCCGCCGGCATCCCGATCCTGCCCGGCGTCGCGACGCCGTCCGAGGTGCAGCAGGCTGTGGCCCTCGGACTCACGTGGCTGAAGGCGTTCCCGGCGCAGTGGTTGGGCGCGGACTGGTTCCGGCACATCCGCGGCCCGTTCCCGCAGGGTGCGCTTCATCGCGACGGGCGGCATGGCTGCCGGTAA
- a CDS encoding GTP pyrophosphokinase translates to MEASPQALSVLTDEGVATFSPEQLRAMRDEFQRFLLEYQFGLREVETKLGILRDEFQLMHDYNPIEHVSSRVKTADSLVDKVARKGVEPTFDGIRAGIMDIAGVRVTTSFTNDAYRLFDLLTQQDDITVREVKDYIAAPKANGYKSLHVIVEVPVFLSSGRVEVPVEVQFRTIAMDFWASLEHKIYYKYAGAVPEGLVAELKDAADSAALLDARMERLHHELHGPHGTHAGPVRAV, encoded by the coding sequence ATGGAAGCGTCGCCACAGGCCCTCTCCGTGCTCACCGACGAGGGGGTCGCGACATTCTCCCCGGAGCAGCTCCGCGCGATGCGCGACGAGTTCCAGCGTTTCCTGCTGGAGTACCAGTTCGGGCTGCGCGAGGTCGAGACCAAGCTCGGCATTCTCCGCGATGAGTTCCAGCTCATGCACGACTACAACCCGATCGAGCACGTCTCCAGCCGCGTGAAGACGGCCGACAGCCTCGTCGACAAGGTCGCGCGCAAGGGCGTGGAGCCCACGTTCGACGGCATCCGCGCCGGGATCATGGACATCGCGGGCGTGCGCGTGACGACGAGCTTCACGAACGACGCCTATCGCCTGTTCGACCTGCTCACCCAGCAGGACGACATCACGGTACGCGAGGTGAAGGACTACATCGCCGCCCCCAAGGCCAACGGCTACAAGAGCCTGCACGTCATCGTCGAGGTGCCGGTGTTCCTGTCGTCGGGGCGCGTGGAGGTGCCGGTCGAGGTGCAGTTCCGCACGATCGCCATGGACTTCTGGGCGAGCCTCGAGCACAAGATCTACTACAAGTACGCCGGCGCGGTGCCCGAGGGCCTCGTGGCCGAGCTGAAGGATGCCGCGGACTCGGCGGCCCTGCTCGACGCGCGCATGGAGCGGCTCCATCACGAGCTGCACGGCCCGCACGGGACGCACGCCGGCCCCGTCCGCGCGGTGTAG
- a CDS encoding MmcQ/YjbR family DNA-binding protein, which translates to MTGDELQQCARERADELPLSSLEHPFGPEWDVFKVQGRVFMLMTAVTGEPIVTLKAAPADGEALRAQFSDISPGYHMNKKHWITLRAGGALPKDLVAELVTDSYLLVVAKLQRAPVPEHRARLTASA; encoded by the coding sequence ATGACCGGAGACGAACTGCAGCAGTGCGCGCGCGAGCGCGCCGACGAGCTCCCGCTATCGTCGCTCGAGCACCCGTTCGGGCCGGAGTGGGACGTGTTCAAGGTGCAGGGCAGGGTCTTCATGCTGATGACGGCGGTCACGGGCGAGCCGATCGTGACCTTGAAGGCCGCGCCGGCGGACGGCGAGGCGCTGCGCGCGCAGTTCTCCGACATCTCGCCGGGGTACCACATGAACAAGAAGCACTGGATCACGCTCCGCGCGGGAGGCGCGCTGCCGAAGGATCTCGTCGCCGAGCTCGTCACCGACTCGTACCTGCTGGTCGTCGCGAAGCTCCAGCGGGCGCCGGTCCCGGAGCATCGGGCCCGGCTCACAGCATCCGCCTAG
- a CDS encoding PadR family transcriptional regulator, whose amino-acid sequence MYPEDRVQTNLRKGVLEWCALAVMRGGDVYGRDLARRLTGLGLLASEGSLYPLLSRLRESGWVQTHWVESASGPPRRYYRLTDAGRDAVAGFERTWADVSAAVAEALAGSVAGDDEGRPGE is encoded by the coding sequence ATGTATCCCGAGGATCGTGTGCAGACGAATCTGCGCAAAGGCGTCCTCGAGTGGTGCGCGCTCGCCGTCATGCGCGGCGGCGACGTGTACGGGCGCGACCTCGCGCGCCGGCTCACCGGGCTCGGCCTGCTCGCGAGCGAGGGGTCGCTCTACCCGCTGCTGTCGCGGCTGCGCGAATCAGGCTGGGTGCAGACGCACTGGGTCGAGTCGGCGAGCGGCCCGCCGCGGCGCTACTACCGGCTGACGGATGCCGGGCGCGACGCCGTCGCGGGGTTCGAGCGCACCTGGGCAGACGTATCGGCCGCCGTCGCGGAGGCCCTCGCGGGGTCGGTCGCGGGCGACGACGAAGGGAGACCCGGCGAATGA
- a CDS encoding HAAS signaling domain-containing protein, protein MNEQLSVLRDPRARAYLAEVHVAVAAVDPAAADGIMREIADHLREAAAEPGFDLDRTIAELGDPALIAAGVDAPAPRPAGFADSAAGVIVTVLALTVGTWWTFVIGWIVGVGLLWSSRRWLRTEKVIGTAAWPLAALAAASGGVFGGFWSAGFGALVVIPLAVGAWLLVQGLRAPRTAPAARPLVEARTGPGAWLERRPACAVAIAGPAIAALGAVVVALVGGHPAPLVAVPVVAALALVATLTVVWLSRSWEPADKGVITGLLALTVVAGAAAWAAAVDAGTAGTMCAGTECTPVVSVRTDVVVTIAAPALIPALLACAVLLGARFRAAGAPPRTPRTRVAIAVVIGGMTLGGAGFALLVLAQALAAPGLFAAAVGALAVWAAAIIAVWRSDAWTGLDAALATVVLPALAVVPLILPRGYSAPAGDGANPLLPGELGGFGSPGETALLWGVFAAASVVVAIWMAVRALPSGARRRRGGPALRAARARDRHRGAASPVAARIVGAAGLVAVVAYAAVAAVQILVWNPLAAVPGATLAEISGTLDATGETFDAPMVLGILAVGPMLALAPLILAWRNAVSALGAAASVCLIIAAGALGYFAASFGPGMSLADAYGISGADYAPWGRVLILVSAAALVGAAACGVLALRRARGATMEG, encoded by the coding sequence ATGAACGAGCAGCTGTCCGTCTTGCGTGACCCCCGGGCGCGCGCCTACCTCGCCGAGGTGCACGTCGCGGTGGCCGCCGTCGACCCGGCCGCCGCCGACGGCATCATGCGCGAGATCGCCGATCACCTGCGCGAGGCGGCCGCCGAGCCCGGGTTCGACCTCGATCGCACGATCGCCGAGCTCGGCGATCCCGCCCTCATCGCGGCCGGCGTTGACGCGCCTGCGCCGCGCCCCGCCGGGTTCGCCGACTCGGCGGCCGGTGTCATCGTCACCGTGCTCGCTCTGACCGTCGGCACGTGGTGGACATTCGTGATCGGCTGGATCGTCGGCGTCGGCCTGCTGTGGTCATCGCGACGGTGGCTGCGCACGGAGAAGGTGATCGGCACGGCCGCGTGGCCGCTCGCCGCGCTCGCGGCCGCCTCCGGCGGGGTGTTCGGCGGATTCTGGAGCGCGGGCTTCGGCGCGCTCGTGGTCATCCCGCTCGCGGTGGGCGCGTGGCTGCTCGTGCAGGGCCTCCGCGCGCCGCGCACCGCACCCGCCGCGCGGCCGCTCGTCGAGGCGCGCACCGGCCCCGGCGCGTGGCTCGAGCGGCGCCCCGCATGTGCTGTGGCCATCGCCGGCCCGGCGATCGCGGCGCTGGGCGCGGTCGTCGTCGCTCTCGTCGGCGGGCATCCGGCCCCGCTTGTCGCGGTGCCGGTCGTCGCCGCACTGGCGCTCGTCGCGACGCTCACCGTCGTGTGGCTGTCGCGGTCGTGGGAGCCGGCCGACAAGGGCGTCATCACGGGTCTGCTCGCACTCACCGTCGTGGCCGGTGCCGCCGCGTGGGCGGCGGCGGTCGACGCCGGGACAGCCGGCACGATGTGCGCGGGCACGGAGTGCACTCCGGTCGTCTCCGTGCGCACGGATGTCGTCGTGACGATCGCCGCGCCGGCGCTGATCCCGGCGCTGCTCGCCTGCGCCGTGCTGCTCGGCGCACGGTTCCGCGCAGCCGGCGCGCCGCCCCGCACGCCGCGGACCCGCGTCGCGATCGCCGTCGTCATCGGCGGAATGACCCTCGGCGGGGCGGGGTTCGCCCTGCTCGTGCTGGCCCAGGCGCTCGCCGCGCCGGGCCTGTTCGCCGCTGCCGTGGGCGCCCTCGCCGTCTGGGCCGCCGCGATCATCGCCGTGTGGCGCTCCGATGCCTGGACGGGACTGGACGCCGCACTCGCGACGGTCGTCCTGCCCGCGCTCGCCGTCGTGCCGCTGATCCTCCCGCGCGGGTACAGCGCCCCCGCCGGCGACGGCGCGAACCCGCTCCTGCCCGGCGAGCTCGGCGGGTTCGGCTCGCCGGGGGAGACGGCCCTTCTCTGGGGCGTCTTCGCCGCGGCATCCGTCGTGGTGGCGATCTGGATGGCGGTGCGGGCGCTGCCGTCGGGGGCGCGTCGCCGGCGCGGCGGCCCCGCGCTGCGCGCTGCGCGCGCCCGTGACCGGCACCGCGGTGCCGCGTCGCCGGTCGCCGCGCGGATCGTCGGCGCCGCGGGGCTCGTCGCGGTCGTGGCCTACGCTGCGGTGGCCGCGGTGCAGATCCTCGTCTGGAACCCGCTCGCCGCCGTCCCCGGCGCGACCCTCGCGGAGATCTCCGGCACGCTTGACGCCACGGGCGAGACCTTCGACGCGCCGATGGTCCTCGGCATCCTGGCCGTCGGGCCGATGCTGGCCCTCGCGCCGCTGATCCTCGCGTGGCGGAACGCCGTGAGCGCGCTCGGCGCCGCGGCATCCGTCTGCCTCATCATCGCCGCCGGCGCGCTCGGCTACTTCGCGGCATCCTTCGGCCCCGGCATGTCGCTCGCCGACGCGTACGGCATCTCGGGCGCCGACTACGCGCCGTGGGGGCGCGTGCTCATCCTCGTCAGCGCGGCGGCGCTCGTCGGGGCCGCCGCCTGCGGCGTGCTCGCACTGCGTCGCGCGCGGGGCGCGACAATGGAGGGGTGA
- a CDS encoding FUSC family protein → MTSGDPTLRARVRAEAAHVAWSLTTFGPSRGRRWPLALQAGLAMAVPIVVLAASGRSDIALLAATGAFTVIYGGWLRPRERARFAPLVALALTACAAGGTLAGAGGTIAVLGGVLVLTVVSAAIAGWVSLGPPGPVFFVLVFGLSAQVTSVHAGGQRAVDPWLYLALVAASSVFACLLVVAPLALPRYRREPVRPRRALFPRRWGAVARTLTVRAAIVAVVGVGAAVAVDPERSYWIVCAGLAVVGLPVGRRDAAVRGIHRTVGTVVGAAAYLALAFLPVPVWALGLVLGGLQFAIELVVVRHYALALVFITPLVLLIIGAATGDGASLPLALERVVDTLVGAAVGTVAALAVRLRAD, encoded by the coding sequence GTGACCTCCGGCGACCCGACGCTGCGCGCGCGGGTGCGCGCCGAAGCGGCGCATGTCGCCTGGAGCCTCACGACCTTTGGGCCGTCGCGCGGCCGGCGCTGGCCGCTGGCGCTGCAGGCCGGGCTCGCGATGGCCGTGCCCATCGTGGTGCTCGCGGCATCCGGTCGCTCCGATATCGCCCTGCTCGCCGCGACCGGCGCGTTCACGGTCATCTATGGCGGCTGGCTGCGCCCCCGCGAGCGCGCGCGGTTCGCGCCGCTCGTCGCGCTCGCCCTCACCGCCTGCGCCGCCGGCGGCACCCTCGCCGGTGCGGGCGGCACGATCGCGGTGCTCGGGGGCGTTCTGGTGCTGACGGTCGTCTCGGCGGCGATCGCCGGGTGGGTCTCGCTCGGCCCGCCCGGGCCGGTGTTCTTCGTGCTCGTGTTCGGCCTGTCGGCGCAGGTGACGAGCGTGCACGCGGGCGGGCAGCGCGCTGTCGACCCGTGGCTGTACCTCGCGCTCGTCGCGGCGTCGTCGGTGTTCGCGTGTCTTCTCGTCGTGGCGCCGCTCGCGTTGCCGCGCTACCGGCGCGAGCCGGTGCGTCCCCGGCGTGCGCTGTTCCCGCGCCGCTGGGGAGCGGTCGCCCGCACCCTGACCGTGCGCGCCGCGATCGTCGCGGTCGTCGGGGTCGGCGCGGCCGTGGCCGTCGACCCCGAGCGCTCGTACTGGATCGTCTGCGCGGGCCTTGCCGTCGTCGGCCTGCCGGTCGGGCGGCGGGATGCCGCGGTGCGCGGCATCCATCGCACCGTCGGCACCGTCGTGGGCGCGGCCGCCTACCTCGCGCTCGCGTTCCTGCCGGTGCCGGTGTGGGCGCTGGGGCTCGTCCTCGGCGGCCTGCAGTTCGCGATCGAGCTGGTCGTCGTGCGCCACTACGCGCTCGCACTCGTGTTCATCACGCCGCTCGTGCTGCTGATCATCGGTGCCGCGACGGGCGACGGCGCGTCGCTCCCGCTCGCGCTCGAGCGGGTCGTCGACACCCTCGTCGGCGCCGCCGTCGGCACCGTCGCCGCCCTCGCCGTGCGCCTGCGCGCAGACTGA
- a CDS encoding PadR family transcriptional regulator: MSVRQSLLAILDQGPCYGYQLRAEFDRRTGSTWPLNVGQIYNTLDRLERDSLVEKGDVDEQGHVYWQITDAGSAEVQQWWAAPVERSGGTRDELAIKLAVAATLPGVDVAAVIQTQRAASLRQLQELNRAKYAGAGVDSPEELAWSLVVDSMIFAAEAEVRWLDHTEQRLALHPQHAMALELSTEKPKRGRPALAEVAGSAT; encoded by the coding sequence ATGTCGGTACGACAGAGCCTTCTGGCCATCCTCGATCAGGGGCCCTGCTACGGCTACCAGCTGCGCGCGGAGTTCGATCGCCGCACCGGGTCGACCTGGCCACTCAACGTCGGCCAGATCTACAACACGCTCGACCGGCTCGAGCGCGACAGCCTCGTCGAGAAGGGCGACGTCGACGAGCAGGGGCACGTCTATTGGCAGATCACGGATGCCGGTTCGGCCGAGGTCCAGCAGTGGTGGGCAGCGCCGGTCGAGCGGTCGGGCGGAACCCGCGACGAACTCGCGATCAAGCTCGCCGTCGCTGCGACCCTGCCCGGTGTCGATGTCGCCGCCGTCATCCAGACCCAGCGCGCGGCATCGCTGCGCCAGCTGCAGGAGCTCAACCGTGCGAAGTACGCCGGCGCCGGCGTCGACTCTCCCGAAGAGCTCGCGTGGTCGCTCGTCGTCGACTCGATGATCTTCGCCGCGGAGGCCGAGGTGCGCTGGCTCGACCACACCGAGCAGCGCCTCGCGCTGCACCCGCAGCACGCGATGGCGCTCGAGCTGTCGACTGAGAAGCCCAAGCGCGGGCGCCCCGCCCTCGCCGAAGTTGCGGGGTCGGCGACGTGA
- a CDS encoding sulfurtransferase, with amino-acid sequence MTAPTPLIAVAELAQLRLSDRPPVVLDVRWRLDEPDGLPAFRESHLPDAVYVSLDDELARHGDPGEGRHPLPDPDAFQASARRWGIDDGDTVVVYDDWQGFGSARAWWMLTDAGVDARVLDGGLAAWRSAGLPLSTGDPHTPEPGDVTLHPGHLRQLSIDEAAALAQSGVLLDVRAPERYRGDTEPIDPRAGHIPGARNAPTALNTDSDGRFLHDYALRERFEAAGVDRDTEVGVYCGSGVSAAHAALALTLAGYEPALYVGSWSQWSNHPDRPVATGARP; translated from the coding sequence ATGACCGCTCCCACTCCGCTGATCGCCGTCGCCGAGCTCGCCCAGCTGCGCCTGTCGGACCGCCCGCCGGTCGTGCTCGACGTGCGGTGGCGCCTCGACGAGCCCGACGGCCTGCCGGCGTTCCGCGAAAGCCACCTGCCCGATGCGGTCTACGTGAGCCTCGACGACGAGCTCGCGCGCCACGGCGATCCGGGCGAGGGGCGGCATCCGCTGCCCGACCCCGATGCGTTCCAGGCGTCCGCCCGTCGGTGGGGCATCGACGACGGCGACACGGTCGTGGTTTACGACGACTGGCAGGGGTTCGGATCGGCCCGTGCGTGGTGGATGCTGACGGATGCCGGGGTCGACGCCCGCGTGCTCGACGGCGGCCTCGCCGCCTGGCGCAGCGCCGGACTGCCGCTGTCGACCGGAGACCCGCACACCCCCGAGCCGGGCGACGTGACGCTGCATCCGGGACACCTGCGGCAGCTGAGCATCGACGAGGCCGCCGCGCTCGCGCAGTCGGGCGTGCTGCTCGACGTGCGCGCGCCCGAGCGCTACCGCGGCGACACCGAGCCCATCGACCCGCGCGCGGGGCACATTCCCGGCGCGCGGAACGCGCCGACGGCGCTCAACACCGACAGCGACGGCCGGTTTCTGCACGACTATGCGCTGCGCGAGCGGTTCGAAGCCGCCGGCGTCGACAGGGACACGGAGGTCGGGGTCTACTGCGGGTCGGGTGTCTCGGCCGCGCACGCCGCGCTCGCCCTCACGCTGGCCGGGTACGAGCCCGCCCTGTACGTCGGCTCGTGGAGCCAGTGGTCGAACCACCCCGACCGCCCTGTCGCCACCGGCGCCCGACCCTGA
- a CDS encoding aldose 1-epimerase family protein, protein MTTSGTPVAIRSGAYEAHIASIGATLRTLTHDGRDLIVPFDADEVRPGFRGATLAPWPNRVVDGRYTFAGEEYRLSLTEPQRGHALHGLVAWLDFAVAEAGPDAATLTAEVVPQAGYPWRVRVEVTYRLDADGLTQTVVATNLSEDAAPYGTGPHPYLVAGAAPLDDWTFELPASEVLEVTADRLAPTDLVEVAGSARFDWRTPRTLGAVEIDHAFTGLARTGGVAAARVTDPSGTGVEMTWGEELPWVQIHTADQPDGAANPAHRIGLAVEPMTCAPDAFNDDRYDFGTGLIVLEPGAAATGSWRIAAL, encoded by the coding sequence ATGACCACTTCCGGCACCCCCGTCGCCATCCGCTCCGGCGCGTACGAAGCGCACATCGCCTCCATCGGTGCGACGCTGCGCACACTCACCCACGACGGACGCGACCTCATCGTGCCGTTCGACGCCGACGAGGTGCGCCCCGGGTTCCGCGGCGCGACGCTCGCGCCCTGGCCGAACCGCGTCGTCGACGGTCGGTACACGTTCGCGGGGGAGGAGTACCGCCTCTCCCTCACCGAGCCGCAGCGCGGGCACGCCCTGCACGGACTGGTCGCGTGGCTCGATTTCGCGGTCGCAGAGGCGGGGCCGGATGCCGCGACGCTCACCGCCGAGGTGGTGCCGCAGGCCGGCTATCCCTGGCGCGTCCGCGTGGAGGTGACCTACCGGCTCGATGCCGACGGGCTCACCCAGACCGTCGTCGCGACGAACCTGAGCGAGGATGCCGCGCCGTACGGCACCGGCCCTCACCCCTATCTCGTCGCGGGCGCCGCGCCGCTGGACGACTGGACGTTCGAGCTGCCGGCATCCGAGGTCCTCGAAGTGACCGCCGACCGGCTCGCGCCGACCGATCTCGTCGAGGTCGCCGGCTCCGCGCGCTTCGACTGGCGAACGCCTCGCACGCTCGGCGCGGTCGAGATCGACCACGCCTTCACCGGACTGGCCCGCACCGGCGGCGTCGCGGCGGCACGGGTGACCGATCCGTCGGGCACCGGCGTCGAGATGACGTGGGGTGAGGAGCTCCCCTGGGTGCAGATCCACACCGCCGACCAGCCCGACGGCGCCGCGAACCCCGCGCACCGGATCGGCCTGGCCGTCGAGCCGATGACCTGCGCGCCGGACGCGTTCAACGACGACCGCTACGACTTCGGCACGGGCCTCATCGTGCTCGAACCCGGCGCGGCGGCGACGGGATCCTGGCGCATCGCAGCGCTCTGA
- a CDS encoding SDR family NAD(P)-dependent oxidoreductase — translation MPKLDLTGSTVVVTGAAHGMGAEVARQLAARGVGVALVDRDRAGLAHTRTTIDALPAVARGYAPPITLHTVDLTDDAAVRRVADDAASAHPRLAGLITCAGSSMLGSIDQLRMAEMRWLMDVNLWGTVNITQALLPALRRSPAAHITHLVSIYGLAAPAGRIPYAMSKYAVRGFTEALRHELEGSSVSVGAVYPAGVKTGIILRGRYAAAIDPAVADRAAAAQAAMYHTEPADAAAKIVDATIRRRARTMIGREARVVDVLTRLTPVHYWAAMRRPLRDAIDTTTPAS, via the coding sequence ATGCCGAAACTCGATCTCACCGGATCCACGGTGGTCGTGACGGGTGCCGCTCACGGCATGGGCGCGGAGGTCGCGCGCCAGCTCGCCGCCCGCGGCGTCGGCGTCGCGCTCGTCGACCGCGACCGCGCCGGCCTCGCGCACACCCGCACCACCATCGACGCGCTGCCTGCCGTCGCGCGTGGGTACGCACCGCCGATCACCCTGCATACCGTCGATCTCACCGACGACGCGGCGGTCCGCCGGGTCGCGGACGACGCGGCATCCGCCCACCCGCGCCTGGCCGGGCTCATCACGTGCGCCGGGTCGTCGATGCTCGGCAGCATCGATCAGCTGAGGATGGCCGAGATGCGCTGGCTCATGGACGTGAACCTCTGGGGCACCGTGAACATCACGCAGGCGCTGCTCCCGGCGCTGCGCCGCTCCCCCGCCGCGCACATCACCCACCTCGTCTCCATCTACGGCCTCGCCGCTCCCGCCGGGCGCATCCCGTACGCCATGAGCAAGTACGCCGTGCGCGGCTTCACCGAGGCGCTGCGCCACGAGCTGGAGGGCTCGAGCGTGTCGGTCGGCGCCGTGTACCCCGCGGGGGTCAAGACCGGCATCATCCTGCGCGGCCGCTACGCCGCGGCGATCGACCCGGCCGTCGCCGACCGTGCCGCCGCCGCGCAGGCCGCGATGTACCACACCGAGCCGGCGGATGCCGCGGCGAAGATCGTCGACGCCACGATCCGCCGCCGCGCCCGCACGATGATCGGTCGCGAGGCGCGCGTGGTCGACGTGCTCACGCGGCTCACGCCGGTGCACTACTGGGCCGCGATGCGCAGGCCGCTCCGCGACGCGATCGACACGACGACGCCGGCCTCCTGA
- a CDS encoding asparagine synthase, whose product MAAKKKRVRTRDVVAEGLYIASAATLLSLKNTILVNILAEGEDFDPDRYLDEARAALITLAEEAEADAARTETERKAARRRHSDSDGTHDYRSRDTRNLRRRQLQSLHVASELRARAENDDELRKLVVDARDAAWSEVAKNIDRTLRIEAARPDLDPDYERMRTARMQALRLVDLPKLRAHRRSVAAQQGLRDAGVEPAEPVEAPAPGSAGFDPAELE is encoded by the coding sequence GTGGCTGCGAAGAAGAAACGCGTGCGGACCCGTGATGTCGTCGCGGAGGGCCTGTACATCGCGTCGGCGGCCACCCTGCTGAGCCTGAAGAACACGATTCTCGTGAACATCCTCGCCGAGGGTGAGGACTTCGACCCCGACCGCTACCTCGATGAAGCGCGGGCGGCGCTGATCACGCTGGCCGAAGAGGCCGAAGCGGATGCCGCGCGCACCGAGACCGAGCGCAAGGCGGCGCGCCGCCGGCACAGCGACTCCGACGGCACCCACGACTACCGCAGCCGCGACACGCGCAACCTGCGGCGTCGCCAGTTGCAGTCGCTGCACGTGGCGAGCGAGCTGCGGGCGCGGGCCGAGAACGACGACGAACTGCGCAAGCTCGTCGTCGATGCGCGGGATGCCGCGTGGAGCGAGGTCGCCAAGAACATCGACCGCACGTTGCGCATCGAGGCTGCCCGGCCCGACCTCGATCCGGACTACGAGCGCATGCGCACCGCGCGGATGCAGGCGCTGCGTCTCGTGGACCTGCCGAAGCTGCGCGCGCACCGCCGCAGTGTCGCCGCCCAGCAGGGGCTGCGGGATGCAGGCGTCGAACCGGCCGAGCCCGTCGAGGCGCCGGCCCCCGGCTCCGCCGGCTTCGATCCCGCCGAGCTGGAGTAG